In Pirellulales bacterium, the genomic window CGCCACGTGCTGAATCTGCCCGTCCTTCGCTGGGGAAAGCCGTACGAATCGCTCGAGCTCGATCAGGTGGTGCACTTCCTCACCGGCGAGCCCATTGCCAAGGTCAGCCAGGCCAATGGCGGGTTGTTGCAGCGCGACATGC contains:
- a CDS encoding aldehyde dehydrogenase, whose translation is MLNLPVLRWGKPYESLELDQVVHFLTGEPIAKVSQANGGLLQRDMRFAQRARDVLRELSTEDLIARVKKAGELYLNATLPMGDGQQSPE